In Bacteroidales bacterium, the following proteins share a genomic window:
- the hutH gene encoding histidine ammonia-lyase codes for MKKNIFIIEKGIQFSDIKPLMNGEVKIELSKTAIKKIDACRKYLDNKIEKSETPIYGITTGFGSLCNTSINKNDLSKLQKNLVLSHACGLGAEVKPEIVRLMLAFKIHALSLGHSGVQVDTVQLLCDMYNNDIIPIVYEQGSLGASGDLSPLAHMCLPLIGCGEVYYKNKKMSSTKAFKDCGLKTINLKSKEGLALLNGTQFMSAHGAYSLLLSKDLFEWSNHIFALSLDAYNGRLDPFHHNIQAIRPHEGQKEVAKRVNDILKGSNIAASKKTQVQDPYSFRCVPQVHGATWDAIQYVSSVFIREINSVTDNPTVFPEDDLIISAGNFHGQPLAITFDFLGIAMSELANISERRIYQLINGKNNLPSYLVATPGLNSGFMIPQYTAASIVSQNKQLASPASVDSIESSQGQEDHVSMGANAATKTIRILENVEKVLAIELMTAAQALEFRRPQKTSKRLENIISEYRKTVPFIKEDTYMSEYMHKSIEFLRNFNL; via the coding sequence ATGAAGAAAAATATTTTTATTATAGAAAAAGGAATTCAATTTTCAGACATTAAGCCGCTTATGAACGGAGAAGTTAAAATTGAATTATCAAAAACTGCAATAAAAAAAATTGATGCGTGCAGAAAATATTTAGATAATAAAATTGAAAAATCTGAAACTCCTATTTATGGGATAACTACAGGATTTGGTTCGTTGTGCAACACAAGTATTAACAAAAACGATTTGTCGAAATTGCAAAAAAACCTTGTGCTATCTCATGCTTGCGGCTTGGGAGCTGAAGTTAAACCTGAAATCGTAAGGCTAATGTTAGCTTTTAAAATACATGCTTTATCTCTAGGACATTCAGGAGTGCAAGTTGATACAGTGCAGTTGCTTTGCGATATGTACAACAACGACATTATTCCAATAGTTTACGAGCAAGGCTCCCTTGGCGCTTCTGGCGACTTATCACCACTTGCACACATGTGTTTACCTTTAATTGGCTGCGGAGAAGTTTATTATAAAAATAAAAAAATGTCTTCAACAAAAGCTTTTAAAGATTGCGGGCTTAAAACAATAAACTTGAAATCAAAAGAAGGCTTGGCATTATTAAATGGAACACAATTCATGTCTGCTCATGGTGCTTATTCGCTATTGCTTAGTAAAGATTTATTTGAGTGGTCTAACCATATTTTCGCCTTATCCCTTGACGCATATAATGGCAGATTAGACCCATTTCACCATAATATTCAAGCAATTCGCCCACACGAAGGTCAAAAAGAAGTTGCAAAAAGAGTAAACGATATTTTAAAAGGAAGCAATATTGCCGCAAGTAAAAAAACACAGGTTCAAGACCCATACTCATTCCGCTGTGTACCACAAGTACACGGAGCCACATGGGATGCTATTCAATATGTAAGCAGCGTTTTTATAAGAGAAATAAATAGCGTTACAGACAACCCAACTGTTTTCCCTGAAGACGACTTGATTATATCAGCAGGCAATTTCCATGGGCAGCCATTAGCAATAACTTTCGACTTCCTAGGCATTGCTATGTCTGAGTTGGCAAACATTTCAGAGCGTAGAATATATCAGCTAATTAATGGAAAAAATAATTTGCCGTCATATCTTGTCGCTACTCCCGGACTTAATAGCGGATTTATGATTCCACAATACACAGCGGCATCTATTGTAAGCCAAAACAAGCAACTAGCTTCACCGGCAAGCGTAGATTCTATAGAATCAAGTCAGGGACAGGAAGACCACGTTAGCATGGGTGCAAACGCCGCTACAAAAACAATACGCATTCTTGAAAATGTTGAAAAAGTTTTAGCAATTGAACTTATGACTGCTGCTCAAGCTCTTGAATTTAGAAGACCTCAAAAAACTTCCAAACGCCTTGAAAATATTATTTCTGAATATCGCAAAACCGTGCCTTTCATAAAAGAAGACACGTATATGAGCGAATATATGCACAAAAGCATAGAGTTTTTAAGAAATTTTAACTTGTAA